From the genome of Streptomyces sp. NBC_00659, one region includes:
- a CDS encoding lytic polysaccharide monooxygenase auxiliary activity family 9 protein, translated as MSARRKAAGVAVLGAAPLALSALAAAPASAHGSMGDPVSRVSQCYAEGPENPRSDACKAAVSAGGTQALYDWNGIRIGDANGRHQELIPDGKLCSAGNAEFKGLDLARSDWPATSVSSGSYTFKYRVTAPHKGTFKVYVTKSGYDPSRPLAWGDLDLAHPVATATDPAASGGFYTFSGTLPERSGKQLLYAVWQRSDSPEAFYSCSDVAFGGTGGDKGSGGGSAPAPSASAPSEKQIEDGSDKSTVEHHGHGDDDAGTSAEPAASTDTAKTAEDTKSAGTAEDSGATADSTNSTDSAGSSDSSENLPEAAGSARSLAETGGDASTSYIAIGGAATLALGAAALFASVRRRATPGSRRGR; from the coding sequence ATGTCCGCACGCCGCAAGGCCGCCGGCGTCGCCGTCCTCGGTGCCGCCCCGCTCGCCCTGTCCGCGCTGGCCGCGGCGCCCGCCTCGGCGCACGGCTCGATGGGGGACCCGGTGAGCCGGGTGTCCCAGTGTTACGCGGAAGGTCCGGAGAACCCCCGGTCGGATGCCTGCAAGGCGGCCGTCTCGGCGGGCGGCACCCAGGCGCTCTACGACTGGAACGGCATCCGTATCGGCGACGCGAACGGGCGGCACCAGGAGCTGATCCCGGACGGCAAACTGTGCAGCGCCGGCAACGCCGAGTTCAAGGGGCTCGACCTGGCGCGCTCCGACTGGCCCGCGACGAGCGTGAGCAGTGGCTCGTACACCTTCAAGTACCGGGTGACCGCCCCCCACAAGGGCACGTTCAAGGTCTACGTCACGAAGTCGGGCTACGACCCGTCGCGGCCGCTGGCCTGGGGCGACCTCGACCTGGCGCACCCGGTCGCGACGGCCACCGACCCGGCGGCCTCGGGCGGCTTCTACACGTTCTCCGGCACCCTCCCGGAGCGCTCCGGCAAGCAGCTCCTGTACGCGGTCTGGCAGCGCTCGGACAGCCCGGAAGCCTTCTACTCCTGCTCCGATGTGGCGTTCGGGGGCACAGGTGGCGACAAGGGCTCGGGCGGCGGCAGCGCCCCGGCACCGAGCGCCTCGGCGCCGTCCGAGAAGCAGATCGAGGACGGCAGCGACAAGTCGACCGTGGAGCACCACGGCCACGGTGACGACGATGCCGGTACGTCGGCGGAGCCGGCCGCGAGCACGGACACCGCCAAGACAGCCGAGGACACCAAGTCGGCCGGGACGGCCGAGGACTCCGGGGCCACCGCTGATTCCACCAATTCCACTGATTCCGCGGGCTCTTCGGACTCCTCGGAGAACCTGCCGGAAGCCGCCGGTTCCGCTCGGAGTCTCGCCGAGACCGGCGGCGACGCCTCCACCTCGTACATCGCGATCGGCGGTGCCGCCACGCTCGCGCTCGGTGCCGCGGCGCTGTTCGCCTCGGTGCGGCGGCGCGCGACGCCGGGCAGCCGGCGCGGGCGCTGA
- a CDS encoding esterase/lipase family protein, translating to MLPWKRVLRPLAALLLTATVAVVPAATAQADSAPSSGWNNYSCKPSATHPRPVVLVHGTFGNSVDNWLALAPYLTSRGYCVFSLDYGQLPGVPFFNGLGPIDKSAAQLQVFVDKVLAATGTAKVDVVGHSQGGMMPRYYLKFLGGAAKVNALVGIAPDNHGTSLNGLTKLLPYFPGAEDLLSAATPGLADQIAGSAFLTKLNAGGDTVPGVHYTVIATKYDEVVTPYSSGFLSGSDVHNVLLQNLCGLDLSEHVAIGIFDRIAYHEVANALDPAHASTTTCASVFS from the coding sequence ATGCTGCCCTGGAAGCGAGTGCTCAGACCCCTGGCCGCGCTGCTCCTGACCGCCACGGTCGCCGTCGTCCCCGCCGCCACAGCACAAGCTGATTCCGCCCCCAGCAGTGGCTGGAACAACTACTCCTGCAAGCCGTCCGCCACGCACCCGCGCCCCGTCGTCCTCGTCCACGGCACCTTCGGGAACTCCGTCGACAACTGGCTGGCCCTCGCCCCCTACCTGACCAGCCGCGGGTACTGCGTCTTCTCCCTCGACTACGGGCAGCTGCCCGGCGTCCCCTTCTTCAACGGCCTCGGCCCCATCGACAAGTCGGCCGCACAGCTCCAGGTCTTCGTAGACAAAGTGCTCGCCGCGACCGGCACCGCCAAGGTCGACGTGGTGGGCCACTCGCAGGGCGGCATGATGCCCCGCTACTACCTCAAGTTCCTCGGCGGAGCCGCCAAGGTGAACGCCCTCGTCGGTATCGCCCCCGACAACCACGGCACGTCCCTCAACGGACTCACCAAGCTGCTCCCGTACTTCCCGGGCGCGGAGGACCTGCTGTCCGCGGCGACTCCGGGACTTGCGGACCAGATCGCCGGCTCCGCGTTCCTGACCAAGCTCAACGCGGGTGGCGACACCGTCCCCGGCGTCCACTACACGGTCATCGCCACCAAGTACGACGAGGTGGTCACGCCGTACAGCTCCGGATTCCTGAGCGGATCCGACGTCCACAACGTCCTGTTGCAGAACCTGTGCGGGCTCGACCTCTCCGAGCACGTGGCCATCGGGATCTTCGACCGGATCGCGTACCACGAGGTGGCGAACGCGCTCGACCCGGCGCACGCGTCCACCACCACCTGCGCGTCGGTGTTCAGCTGA
- a CDS encoding MarR family winged helix-turn-helix transcriptional regulator: MQNSEAMALSAALLAAAGELTQRIHEGVVARGFEGVRPAHGFAFARLAPDGATVTDVAAHLGVTKQAASQLVEELVRKGYVERRPHPDDARARLLVLTELGWACTRAAEEAAADAVRAWAEVLGEGEMRALRTRLASIAPYGPIRPTW, encoded by the coding sequence GTGCAGAACTCCGAGGCCATGGCCCTGTCCGCCGCCCTGCTCGCCGCCGCCGGCGAGCTGACGCAACGTATCCACGAAGGCGTGGTCGCCCGGGGGTTCGAGGGGGTGCGGCCCGCGCACGGCTTCGCCTTCGCGCGGCTCGCTCCGGACGGAGCGACGGTCACCGACGTCGCCGCCCACCTGGGGGTCACCAAGCAGGCCGCCAGTCAGCTCGTCGAGGAGCTCGTCCGCAAGGGGTACGTGGAGCGGCGGCCGCACCCCGACGACGCGCGGGCCCGGCTCCTCGTGCTCACCGAGCTCGGATGGGCCTGCACCCGGGCGGCCGAAGAGGCGGCCGCGGACGCCGTACGGGCGTGGGCCGAAGTGCTGGGGGAGGGTGAAATGCGCGCGTTGCGCACGCGTTTGGCGAGCATCGCGCCCTACGGTCCCATCAGGCCCACCTGGTGA
- a CDS encoding cupin domain-containing protein, giving the protein MPVVRSSEAVAHEIHGARFVSYAAPRSGSKELCAWRAEIPAGHQAPVHTVNREEIFLLLSGELLVTLDGRTERITAGDTVIITPGATLGIENPTQEAALSWVTTSIGLQAELADGSTLTPPWAN; this is encoded by the coding sequence GTGCCCGTCGTCCGTTCGTCCGAAGCCGTCGCCCACGAGATCCACGGCGCCCGTTTCGTCTCGTACGCCGCTCCCCGCAGCGGCAGCAAGGAGCTGTGCGCCTGGCGCGCGGAGATTCCCGCGGGGCATCAGGCCCCCGTGCACACCGTCAACCGCGAGGAGATCTTCCTTCTCCTCTCCGGCGAACTGCTGGTCACACTCGACGGCCGCACCGAGCGGATCACCGCGGGCGACACCGTGATCATCACCCCGGGCGCGACCCTCGGCATCGAGAACCCGACCCAGGAGGCCGCGCTCTCCTGGGTCACCACGTCCATCGGCCTCCAGGCGGAACTGGCCGACGGCTCGACCCTCACACCGCCCTGGGCGAACTAG
- a CDS encoding S1 family peptidase translates to MKHRRMSKRPALITGAGIAALVAAGVTFQTANASEAPKSRGPHTLSVAAAGKLASALGEDLGADGAGTYYDAKSRHLVVNVLDEAAAKTVTAAGARARIVENSLAELSGARTTLKKDASIPGTSWATDPETNQVVVTADRTVSDAEWARLAKVVDGLGAKAELKRTKGEFKTFIAGGDAISGSGGRCSLGFNVVKGGQPYFITAGHCTEAISTWSDSDGKQIGTNEQSSFPDNDFGLVKYTATTDHPSEVDLYNGSTQPITKAGDATVGMKVTRSGSTTQVHDGTVKGLDATVNYGNGDVVNGLIQTDVCAEPGDSGGSLFSGDTAIGLTSGGSGDCTAGGETFFQPVPEALSAFGAQIG, encoded by the coding sequence TTGAAGCACCGACGTATGTCCAAGAGGCCTGCCCTCATCACGGGTGCGGGCATCGCCGCACTCGTCGCCGCCGGAGTCACCTTCCAGACTGCGAACGCGAGCGAGGCCCCGAAGAGCCGCGGGCCGCACACCCTCTCCGTCGCGGCGGCCGGAAAGCTCGCCTCAGCCCTCGGCGAGGACCTGGGCGCCGATGGCGCGGGAACGTACTACGACGCGAAGTCCCGGCACCTCGTCGTCAACGTGCTCGACGAGGCCGCGGCCAAGACCGTCACGGCGGCCGGAGCCAGGGCCAGGATCGTCGAGAACTCCCTCGCCGAGCTGTCCGGCGCCCGCACCACGCTCAAGAAGGACGCGAGCATCCCCGGTACGTCCTGGGCCACCGACCCGGAGACCAACCAGGTCGTCGTCACCGCCGACCGCACGGTCTCCGACGCCGAGTGGGCCAGACTTGCCAAGGTCGTCGACGGCCTCGGCGCCAAGGCCGAACTCAAGCGAACGAAGGGGGAGTTCAAGACCTTCATCGCCGGTGGTGACGCCATCAGCGGTTCCGGCGGGCGCTGTTCGCTCGGCTTCAACGTGGTCAAGGGCGGGCAGCCGTACTTCATCACCGCCGGGCACTGCACCGAGGCGATCTCCACCTGGTCGGACTCCGACGGCAAACAGATCGGCACGAACGAGCAGTCCAGCTTCCCCGACAACGACTTCGGCCTGGTCAAGTACACGGCGACCACGGACCACCCGAGCGAGGTCGACCTCTACAACGGCTCCACGCAGCCCATCACCAAGGCGGGCGACGCCACCGTCGGCATGAAGGTGACCCGCAGCGGCTCCACGACCCAGGTGCACGACGGCACGGTCAAGGGCCTGGACGCCACCGTGAACTACGGCAACGGCGATGTCGTCAACGGTCTCATCCAGACCGACGTCTGCGCCGAGCCCGGCGACAGCGGCGGCTCGCTCTTCTCCGGTGACACCGCGATAGGCCTCACCTCCGGCGGCAGCGGTGACTGCACCGCGGGCGGCGAGACCTTCTTCCAGCCGGTGCCCGAGGCGCTCTCGGCCTTCGGCGCCCAGATCGGCTGA
- a CDS encoding slipin family protein: MVEELVVAGVSVVSVGLVYTMAAARVVKQYERGVVLRLGRLRSEVRGPGFTMVVPFVDRLRKVNMQIVTLPIPAQEGITRDNVTVRVDAVVYFKVVDAANAIIQVEDYRFAVSQMAQTSLRSIIGKSDLDDLLSNREKLNQGLELMIDSPAIGWGVQIDRVEIKDVSLPETMKRSMARQAEADRERRARIINADAELQASKKLAEAAGVMSEQPAALQLRLLQTVVAVAAEKNSTLVLPFPVELLRFLERAQSGQPPTVAQPQPQPQPQPQPQPESERTPGVSPVVERQPGAELE, from the coding sequence ATGGTCGAGGAACTGGTGGTGGCGGGAGTCTCCGTCGTGTCCGTGGGGCTGGTCTACACGATGGCCGCCGCCCGCGTCGTCAAACAGTACGAACGGGGCGTGGTGCTGCGGCTCGGCAGGCTGCGCTCCGAGGTCCGCGGCCCCGGCTTCACCATGGTCGTGCCGTTCGTGGACCGGCTGCGCAAGGTCAACATGCAGATCGTGACCCTGCCCATCCCGGCCCAGGAGGGCATCACCCGGGACAACGTCACGGTCCGCGTGGACGCGGTCGTCTACTTCAAGGTGGTGGACGCGGCGAATGCGATCATCCAGGTCGAGGACTACCGCTTCGCGGTCTCGCAGATGGCGCAGACCTCCCTCCGGTCGATCATCGGCAAGAGCGACCTGGACGATCTGCTCTCCAACCGCGAAAAGCTCAACCAGGGGCTGGAGTTGATGATCGACAGCCCGGCGATCGGCTGGGGCGTGCAGATCGACCGGGTCGAGATCAAGGACGTCTCGCTGCCCGAGACGATGAAACGGTCCATGGCCCGCCAGGCCGAGGCCGACCGCGAGCGCAGGGCCCGGATCATCAACGCGGACGCGGAACTTCAGGCGTCCAAGAAGCTCGCGGAGGCCGCCGGCGTGATGTCGGAACAGCCGGCCGCGCTCCAACTGCGGCTGCTCCAGACGGTGGTGGCCGTCGCGGCCGAGAAGAACTCCACCCTCGTCCTGCCCTTCCCGGTCGAACTGCTGCGCTTCCTGGAACGGGCCCAGTCGGGACAGCCGCCGACGGTTGCTCAGCCGCAGCCGCAGCCGCAGCCGCAGCCGCAGCCGCAGCCGGAGTCGGAGCGGACGCCGGGTGTGTCACCCGTGGTGGAACGGCAGCCCGGGGCCGAGCTCGAGTAG
- a CDS encoding S1 family peptidase → MRIKRTTPRSGIARRSRLIAVTTGLVAAAAFAIPSANASDVQTFSSTQLSSVNKSVLQSDIAGTAWAVDAKTNRVVVTVDSTVSKAEIAQIKKDAGTNADALTIKHTAGKFNKLIAGGDAIYASSWRCSLGFNVQDSSGNYYFLTAGHCTDGAGTWWSNSGHTTTLGTTAGSSFPTNDYGIVRYTNTSVAKSGAVGSQDITSAATPSVGTTVYRRGSTTGIHSGRVTALNATVNYGSGDIVYGMIQTTVCAEPGDSGGSLYGGTVAYGLTSGGSGNCTSGGTTFFQPVTEALSAYGVHVF, encoded by the coding sequence GTGAGGATCAAGCGCACCACCCCCCGCAGTGGCATCGCGAGACGGAGTCGGCTGATCGCCGTGACCACCGGACTCGTCGCCGCGGCAGCGTTCGCAATCCCCAGTGCGAACGCGTCCGACGTCCAGACCTTCAGCTCCACTCAGCTGAGCAGTGTCAACAAGTCGGTACTCCAGTCCGACATCGCGGGCACCGCCTGGGCGGTCGACGCCAAGACGAACCGTGTGGTCGTCACCGTCGACAGCACGGTCTCGAAAGCCGAGATCGCGCAGATCAAGAAGGACGCCGGCACCAACGCCGACGCCCTCACGATCAAGCACACCGCGGGCAAGTTCAACAAACTGATCGCCGGCGGCGACGCAATCTATGCGAGTAGCTGGCGCTGCTCGCTCGGCTTCAACGTCCAGGACAGCAGCGGGAACTACTACTTCCTGACCGCCGGTCACTGCACCGACGGCGCGGGCACCTGGTGGTCGAACTCCGGGCACACGACCACGCTCGGCACCACCGCCGGCTCCAGCTTCCCGACCAACGACTACGGCATCGTGCGCTACACGAACACGTCCGTCGCCAAGTCGGGCGCGGTCGGCAGCCAGGACATCACCAGCGCTGCCACGCCCTCCGTGGGTACCACCGTCTACCGTCGCGGCTCCACGACCGGCATCCACAGCGGCCGTGTCACCGCGCTCAACGCGACGGTCAACTACGGTTCCGGCGACATCGTCTACGGCATGATCCAGACCACGGTCTGCGCCGAGCCCGGTGACTCCGGCGGCTCGCTCTACGGCGGCACCGTCGCGTACGGTCTGACCTCCGGCGGCAGCGGCAACTGCACCTCCGGCGGTACGACGTTCTTCCAGCCCGTGACCGAGGCCCTCAGCGCCTACGGGGTCCACGTCTTCTGA
- a CDS encoding DUF1684 domain-containing protein — MTTDAPEDWKHWQEHRVATVSAPYGPLALTGTHWIEDYPEGRLPDIPGHWAVKGGQVTLTAAAEDGLTVDGEPFTGDIVVDADYGPAGGARVGRGERRFVVLAREGMWGVRDYDPDAPARKAFAGIEATPYDERWAVPGQFTPYGEGRTVRVENADGVTRGLALGGVLAFTLDGQDITLQVSVESDGTLWAVFADTTSGDSSYRFRFLRPAAPDAEGRTTADFNRTVLPPCAFADHFVCPFPPPGNTLRVAVAAGERRLARGPRDS, encoded by the coding sequence ATGACGACGGACGCACCCGAGGACTGGAAGCACTGGCAGGAGCACCGCGTGGCGACGGTTTCGGCGCCGTACGGACCGCTCGCGCTCACCGGAACCCACTGGATCGAGGACTATCCGGAAGGGCGACTTCCGGACATCCCGGGGCATTGGGCCGTCAAGGGCGGCCAAGTGACCCTGACGGCTGCCGCCGAGGACGGGCTCACGGTCGACGGCGAGCCCTTCACCGGCGACATCGTGGTGGACGCCGACTACGGACCGGCCGGCGGAGCCCGGGTCGGACGCGGGGAGCGGCGGTTCGTCGTCCTGGCGCGCGAGGGGATGTGGGGCGTACGCGACTACGACCCCGACGCACCCGCCCGGAAAGCCTTCGCCGGCATCGAGGCGACCCCGTACGACGAGCGCTGGGCGGTGCCCGGACAGTTCACCCCGTACGGCGAGGGCCGTACCGTGCGCGTCGAGAACGCCGACGGGGTGACCCGCGGGCTCGCCCTCGGCGGAGTCCTCGCCTTCACCCTGGACGGGCAGGACATCACCCTCCAGGTGTCGGTCGAGAGCGACGGCACGCTGTGGGCCGTCTTCGCCGACACCACCAGCGGGGACAGCAGTTACCGCTTCCGGTTCCTGCGGCCCGCGGCGCCCGACGCCGAGGGGCGTACGACGGCGGACTTCAACCGGACCGTGCTTCCGCCGTGCGCGTTCGCCGACCATTTCGTCTGCCCGTTCCCGCCGCCCGGAAATACGCTGCGCGTGGCCGTCGCCGCGGGGGAGCGCCGATTGGCCCGAGGTCCCCGGGACTCCTGA
- a CDS encoding DUF5685 family protein has protein sequence MFGIVRPCSHRLGEGLKTQWMAHLCGLCLALRGDHGQFARVVTNYDGLLISVLTEAQAERATGWRRTAGPCPLRGMRTASVAQGEGARLAAAVSLVLASAKVRDHVADGDGILARKPVASAARRVAASWGRAGARTGTAVGFDTAVLVDAVDRQVGIEALAGPGTPLLTVTEPTETATAAAFAYTAVLAGRPGNAAPLAEAGRLFGRLAHLLDAVEDRETDAASGAWNPLSATGTSLTEARRLADDALHGIRLALREAEFTDGRLAHVLLAHELGRSVDRAFGTSGCGHAEDGAHGPHGSLGSPGSGRLLDAPGSAVLLGPEGSFGPPRQGGNPYTGGGNPFGGGPSVQPPNPGKRGFWAGCAAAVGLCCTCKMCCADQYEGPWSRKKREGCLNNCDCDCGCCEACKCCECCECCDCGL, from the coding sequence GTGTTCGGAATCGTGAGGCCCTGCAGCCACCGTCTCGGTGAGGGGCTCAAGACGCAGTGGATGGCGCATCTGTGCGGGCTCTGTCTCGCGCTGCGCGGGGACCACGGTCAGTTCGCGCGGGTGGTCACCAACTATGACGGCCTGCTGATATCGGTTCTGACGGAGGCTCAGGCCGAGCGGGCGACGGGATGGCGTCGCACGGCGGGCCCCTGTCCGCTGCGCGGCATGCGGACCGCCTCCGTCGCGCAGGGTGAGGGCGCGCGGCTCGCCGCCGCCGTCTCGCTGGTCCTCGCCTCGGCGAAGGTGCGCGACCATGTCGCCGACGGGGACGGGATCCTGGCGCGCAAGCCGGTCGCGTCGGCCGCGCGCCGGGTGGCCGCGAGCTGGGGCAGGGCCGGGGCGCGAACGGGAACCGCCGTCGGCTTCGACACGGCCGTGCTCGTCGACGCCGTGGACCGGCAGGTCGGGATCGAGGCGCTGGCCGGGCCGGGAACGCCGTTGCTGACCGTCACGGAACCCACCGAGACCGCCACCGCCGCCGCCTTCGCGTACACCGCCGTCCTCGCGGGCCGCCCCGGCAACGCCGCTCCGCTGGCCGAGGCCGGACGGCTCTTCGGACGGCTCGCTCATCTGCTGGACGCCGTGGAGGACAGGGAAACCGACGCCGCGTCAGGAGCCTGGAACCCCCTCTCCGCCACCGGGACCTCGCTCACCGAGGCCCGTCGGCTCGCCGATGACGCCCTGCACGGGATACGGCTCGCGCTGCGCGAGGCCGAGTTCACCGACGGCAGACTGGCGCATGTACTGCTCGCCCACGAACTGGGCCGCTCGGTGGACCGCGCGTTCGGGACGTCGGGGTGCGGGCACGCGGAGGACGGAGCACACGGACCGCACGGCTCCCTCGGCTCTCCCGGGTCCGGCCGTCTTCTCGACGCGCCGGGCTCCGCCGTCCTGCTCGGACCCGAGGGCTCCTTCGGTCCGCCCCGGCAGGGCGGGAATCCGTACACCGGTGGCGGCAACCCCTTCGGCGGCGGCCCTTCCGTCCAGCCTCCCAACCCCGGCAAGCGCGGATTCTGGGCCGGCTGCGCCGCCGCCGTCGGACTGTGCTGCACCTGCAAGATGTGCTGCGCCGATCAGTACGAGGGCCCGTGGTCGCGCAAGAAGCGCGAAGGATGCCTGAACAACTGCGACTGCGACTGCGGTTGCTGCGAGGCGTGCAAGTGCTGTGAGTGCTGCGAGTGCTGTGACTGCGGGTTGTGA
- a CDS encoding cell division protein SepF — MGSVRKASAWLGLVDDNDDERYYDDDYAEGQDSGNAWVTDPRVKVASETAEEKGRRIGTVTPDSFRDARGIGELFRDGVPVIINLTSMEAADAKRVVDFAAGLTFGLRGTIERVATRVFLLTPAHTEIVSGDAAGRQTDGFFNQS; from the coding sequence ATGGGATCGGTGCGCAAGGCGAGTGCCTGGCTTGGCCTCGTCGACGACAACGATGACGAGCGTTACTACGACGACGACTACGCCGAGGGTCAGGACTCCGGCAACGCCTGGGTCACCGACCCTCGCGTGAAGGTTGCTTCCGAGACGGCGGAGGAGAAGGGCCGCCGGATCGGCACGGTCACCCCGGACAGCTTCCGGGACGCACGCGGTATCGGCGAACTCTTCCGGGACGGCGTCCCGGTCATCATCAACCTCACGTCCATGGAGGCCGCCGACGCCAAGCGCGTGGTGGACTTCGCGGCCGGCCTGACCTTCGGTCTGCGCGGCACCATCGAGCGGGTGGCGACCCGGGTCTTCCTGCTGACCCCCGCGCATACGGAGATCGTCAGCGGCGACGCCGCGGGCCGTCAGACGGACGGTTTCTTCAACCAGAGCTGA
- a CDS encoding acyl-CoA dehydrogenase family protein, with the protein MSASSKLPPFDPADPLGIDDLLDAEELAVRDTVRSWAADRVLPYVADWYEKGELPGIRELARELGGIGALGMSLQGYGCAGASAVQYGLACLELEAADSGIRSLVSVQGSLAMYAIHRFGSEEQKRAWLPGMASGEIIGCFGLTEPDHGSDPASMRTHAKRDGGDWILNGRKMWITNGSVAGVAVVWAQTDDGIRGFVVPTDAPGFSAPEIKHKWSLRASVTSELVLDDVRLPADAVLPDVVGLKGPLGCLSHARYGIVWGAMGAARSSFESALAYARTREQFGRPIGGFQLTQAKLADMALELHKGILLAHHLGRRMDAGRLRPEQISFGKLNNVREAIEICRTSRTILGANGISLEYPVMRHATNLESVLTYEGTVEMHQLVLGKALTGLDAFR; encoded by the coding sequence ATGTCCGCGTCCTCGAAGCTGCCGCCCTTCGACCCCGCCGACCCGCTCGGGATCGACGACCTGCTGGACGCGGAGGAGCTGGCCGTCCGCGACACCGTGCGGAGCTGGGCCGCGGACCGGGTGCTGCCGTACGTAGCCGACTGGTACGAGAAGGGCGAGCTGCCCGGCATCCGGGAACTGGCGCGGGAGCTGGGCGGGATCGGCGCCCTCGGCATGTCGCTCCAGGGGTACGGGTGCGCGGGGGCCAGCGCCGTGCAGTACGGCCTCGCCTGCCTGGAGCTCGAAGCGGCCGACTCCGGGATCCGTTCGCTCGTCTCGGTTCAGGGCTCCCTGGCCATGTACGCCATCCACCGGTTCGGCAGCGAGGAGCAGAAGCGGGCCTGGCTGCCGGGCATGGCCTCCGGCGAGATCATCGGGTGCTTCGGGCTGACCGAGCCCGACCACGGCTCCGACCCCGCCTCCATGCGGACGCACGCCAAGCGCGACGGCGGGGACTGGATCCTGAACGGGCGCAAGATGTGGATCACCAACGGTTCCGTCGCCGGTGTCGCCGTCGTCTGGGCGCAGACCGACGACGGCATCCGCGGATTCGTCGTGCCCACCGACGCGCCCGGCTTCTCCGCCCCCGAGATCAAGCACAAGTGGTCCCTGCGGGCGAGCGTGACCAGCGAGCTCGTCCTCGACGACGTGCGGCTGCCGGCCGACGCCGTCCTGCCCGACGTCGTCGGCCTCAAGGGCCCGCTCGGCTGCCTCTCGCACGCGCGGTACGGGATCGTGTGGGGCGCCATGGGCGCGGCGCGGTCCAGTTTCGAGTCCGCCCTCGCGTACGCGAGGACGCGTGAGCAGTTCGGGCGCCCCATCGGCGGCTTCCAGCTCACCCAGGCCAAACTCGCCGACATGGCCCTCGAACTGCACAAGGGGATCCTGCTCGCCCATCACCTGGGCCGCCGCATGGACGCGGGACGGCTCCGCCCCGAGCAGATCAGCTTCGGCAAGCTCAACAACGTACGCGAGGCCATCGAGATCTGCCGTACCTCGCGCACGATCCTCGGTGCCAACGGGATCTCGCTGGAATACCCCGTGATGCGGCACGCCACGAACCTGGAGTCGGTGCTCACCTACGAGGGCACCGTCGAGATGCATCAGCTCGTGCTGGGCAAGGCGCTCACCGGGCTCGACGCCTTCCGGTGA